From Shewanella yunxiaonensis, the proteins below share one genomic window:
- a CDS encoding sensor histidine kinase, with protein sequence MKRRWWLFLLSLCCCHSWAMHSIADGEMGDDPIEAVFRVAVLANHGVTEAKQRWQPMMDYLSQRLPGNRFEVVPLNFTQMDQQLLDHRIQFIVTNPGQYLSLSNELPLSWLATMRSRKHNGATYAIGSTIIVRADSPIQTLNDMRGVSIVASDPQALGGYQAAVGLLNKRGIEASSFFGDIHFLGFPLEPLVYQVRDGSVDAAITPYCTLEEMVDGGLVKREDFRVINRQRPEGYDCDASTPLYPNWSFAASDLVPSPITQAVTQALFDLPADADAAIRADLMGWTAPVSQLAVIKLYNELQLHGGPPPLYDAARKWFRLHREPAIILLCIFFLAPLYHLWLEYKIRQKNEFLMATERQLKDKELQLERMQSAAIVGEIGAGLAHELNQPIAAITQYSEGALMALEKLDQQDLQHQQLQEVLTKIYNQSMRAGSVVHRIRGLLRRRRSGNSPLFILPLLQESLALFQRTIEQQQVALQLRQQGQEQALLGDSVGLSQVLVNLIKNAIDAMETSTEKQLLIRIDYQAFPSEREMQLQQPWLLLEIRDSGTGLTAPINQLMESFATTKEHGLGLGLAICREVMTEHQGLLQLENRLDRQGCRVRLWLPYQRN encoded by the coding sequence ATGAAACGACGCTGGTGGCTATTCCTGTTATCGCTTTGCTGTTGCCACAGCTGGGCTATGCACTCGATTGCGGATGGTGAGATGGGCGATGACCCCATTGAAGCGGTTTTTCGCGTGGCGGTGTTGGCAAACCATGGCGTGACAGAGGCTAAGCAGCGTTGGCAGCCGATGATGGATTATCTCAGTCAGCGGCTGCCGGGTAACCGATTTGAAGTGGTGCCACTGAATTTTACTCAAATGGATCAGCAACTGCTGGATCACCGTATTCAGTTCATCGTGACCAATCCTGGGCAGTATTTGAGTCTCAGTAATGAGTTGCCTTTGTCGTGGTTAGCGACCATGCGCAGTCGTAAACACAATGGTGCGACTTACGCTATTGGCTCAACGATTATTGTGCGGGCGGATAGTCCGATCCAGACATTGAATGATATGCGTGGCGTGTCGATTGTTGCCAGTGACCCTCAGGCGCTTGGTGGTTATCAGGCGGCCGTTGGTTTACTCAATAAACGAGGTATTGAAGCCAGCTCTTTTTTTGGGGACATCCATTTTCTGGGCTTCCCGTTGGAGCCCTTGGTGTATCAGGTGCGTGACGGCTCGGTAGATGCGGCGATTACGCCTTACTGTACGTTAGAGGAGATGGTAGATGGCGGCTTGGTGAAACGGGAAGATTTTCGTGTCATCAATCGTCAGCGACCAGAGGGCTACGATTGTGATGCTAGTACCCCCCTGTACCCCAACTGGTCGTTTGCCGCATCAGATTTGGTCCCCAGTCCAATCACCCAGGCCGTTACACAGGCATTATTTGATCTGCCAGCCGATGCGGATGCCGCTATTCGCGCCGATCTGATGGGCTGGACCGCCCCCGTCAGTCAGTTAGCGGTAATTAAACTTTACAATGAGTTACAGCTACATGGTGGCCCTCCGCCTTTGTATGATGCAGCGCGCAAATGGTTCAGGTTGCATCGTGAGCCAGCGATCATTTTACTGTGTATCTTTTTTCTGGCACCCCTGTATCACCTGTGGCTGGAATATAAAATTCGGCAGAAAAATGAGTTTCTGATGGCGACCGAGCGACAGCTTAAAGATAAAGAGTTACAGCTTGAACGGATGCAAAGTGCGGCAATTGTTGGTGAGATTGGTGCTGGACTGGCGCATGAACTCAATCAGCCAATTGCCGCGATTACTCAATATAGCGAAGGCGCACTGATGGCGCTGGAAAAGCTAGACCAACAAGATCTACAGCATCAGCAGTTACAGGAAGTGCTGACCAAAATCTATAACCAGTCGATGCGAGCCGGTAGTGTCGTACATCGTATCCGAGGATTGTTACGGCGGCGGCGTTCGGGAAATTCGCCACTATTTATATTGCCATTATTGCAGGAGTCACTGGCGCTGTTCCAGCGAACCATTGAACAGCAGCAGGTAGCGCTGCAGTTGCGGCAGCAGGGGCAGGAACAAGCTTTGCTGGGGGACAGTGTTGGACTCAGCCAGGTGTTAGTGAATCTGATCAAAAATGCTATTGATGCAATGGAGACCAGCACAGAGAAGCAGTTGCTGATCCGTATCGATTATCAGGCTTTTCCCAGTGAGCGAGAGATGCAGTTACAACAACCCTGGTTATTGCTGGAGATCAGGGACAGTGGCACTGGCTTAACTGCACCAATCAATCAACTGATGGAGTCCTTTGCCACAACCAAAGAACATGGGCTAGGCCTGGGACTCGCTATCTGCCGTGAAGTGATGACGGAACATCAGGGCCTGCTGCAACTGGAAAACCGGCTTGACCGTCAGGGCTGTCGGGTGCGGCTATGGTTGCCTTATCAGCGTAACTGA
- a CDS encoding putative sulfate/molybdate transporter, giving the protein MTQPSTVSVNVNRTLGELSGAFADLGTFLPLVLGLIALNQFCPQGIFLGFGVFAVAVALFYRRPIPIQPMKVISAMVIAQGLTPGMMQASGMLMGIILLLLAFSGAITWLSKQISQAISVGIQFAIGIQLLMMGGKMMTVTPLIGFGAFAFIFILRFLPLRYVSMPLVLFAGMWWQYHNGSDVTGFSFNNTPWQFHWPLASEWSQALTLLVLPQLAMTLTNAVIATSVVAKEKFPEDAERFTPKAFATSSGLANLLLAPFGAIAMCHGAGGLAVQYHFGSRRLWAPLIFGITCITVALSWGESVAWLLSLIPMAILGSLLSIAGLQLAWSKRLLDGRPFCMAVIASTAIVSLAVNPAAGLLAGLVVEFLRSRWEMIQTIR; this is encoded by the coding sequence ATGACCCAACCCAGTACTGTCTCCGTCAACGTCAACCGCACCTTAGGCGAACTCAGCGGTGCCTTTGCTGATCTTGGAACCTTCTTACCTTTAGTACTCGGGCTCATCGCGCTAAATCAATTCTGCCCACAAGGTATATTTCTCGGCTTCGGCGTGTTTGCTGTCGCAGTAGCCTTATTTTATCGCCGCCCAATTCCTATCCAGCCAATGAAAGTGATCTCCGCCATGGTGATTGCTCAGGGGCTTACCCCCGGCATGATGCAAGCCAGTGGGATGCTGATGGGGATAATCCTGTTGCTGCTGGCCTTCAGTGGTGCCATCACCTGGTTATCAAAACAGATTTCTCAGGCCATCAGCGTTGGCATCCAGTTCGCTATAGGCATTCAACTGCTGATGATGGGCGGCAAGATGATGACTGTCACCCCGTTGATTGGCTTTGGCGCTTTTGCCTTTATCTTTATTTTGCGTTTTTTGCCATTACGTTACGTGTCCATGCCGTTAGTGTTATTTGCCGGCATGTGGTGGCAATACCACAATGGCAGCGATGTGACAGGTTTTAGCTTTAATAACACCCCTTGGCAATTCCACTGGCCGCTGGCGAGCGAATGGTCGCAGGCACTCACCTTATTAGTGCTGCCACAACTGGCAATGACCCTGACTAACGCGGTCATTGCTACATCAGTTGTCGCCAAAGAGAAATTCCCGGAAGATGCCGAGCGTTTTACGCCAAAAGCCTTTGCCACCAGCTCTGGACTGGCCAACCTGCTATTAGCACCGTTTGGCGCAATCGCCATGTGTCACGGTGCCGGCGGCTTAGCAGTGCAGTACCACTTTGGTTCCCGGCGGTTGTGGGCCCCCCTAATTTTTGGCATCACCTGTATCACCGTGGCCTTGAGCTGGGGCGAATCAGTTGCCTGGTTGCTCAGTCTGATCCCCATGGCCATACTGGGCAGCCTGTTATCCATTGCCGGATTACAACTTGCCTGGTCTAAACGGTTACTTGATGGTCGACCATTTTGTATGGCCGTCATTGCGTCCACGGCCATTGTCAGTCTGGCGGTAAATCCTGCCGCCGGATTATTGGCTGGTTTGGTCGTGGAGTTTTTGCGCAGCCGTTGGGAGATGATCCAAACGATTCGCTGA
- a CDS encoding alpha/beta hydrolase translates to MANLRFLAGPIALKILGKHGLKPQLFQRLLAASGGPKWLGIAGLDEVLFSEFFREHQTPLHTYGASSGAWRLACLAQQQPLAALQRLEQAYILQRYDTHPTREQVSQTVRDIVSQLLGAAAGSDIVSNTFIRSHWVVCRARHLNTCHARPLLASGLLLAGLTNLVNRRSLSWHFQRQLFTNALGDSQFAELSDLPTQLQPLSVKNIRDVLQATGSIPLWLAPVTHIAGVGDGVFYDGGITDCHFDLPLTENEGLTLYPHFYSWMAPGWFDKALPWRRARANLANALVVAPMDAFVASLPGGKLPDRKDFQQLDSDTRIAAWQQALSLSRRLGEEFLQVWQSGAIAERLEPL, encoded by the coding sequence ATGGCGAATCTGCGCTTTCTGGCGGGACCAATTGCCCTAAAAATATTAGGGAAACATGGATTAAAGCCACAGCTGTTTCAACGGCTGTTGGCTGCTTCTGGCGGGCCGAAATGGCTGGGTATTGCCGGATTGGATGAGGTGTTATTCAGTGAATTTTTTCGAGAGCATCAAACACCACTTCATACCTATGGTGCATCTTCAGGGGCCTGGCGGCTAGCCTGCCTGGCGCAGCAACAACCATTAGCGGCGCTGCAACGATTAGAGCAAGCTTATATTTTGCAGCGCTATGATACCCATCCTACGCGTGAGCAGGTAAGCCAAACTGTTCGAGATATTGTGAGTCAATTACTCGGTGCGGCAGCGGGGAGCGATATTGTCAGCAATACGTTTATCCGCAGTCACTGGGTGGTTTGTCGTGCTCGTCATCTTAATACCTGTCATGCCCGCCCACTGCTTGCCAGTGGCTTATTGCTCGCGGGGCTGACTAACCTGGTTAATCGTCGTTCGCTGAGCTGGCACTTTCAGCGGCAACTGTTTACTAATGCGCTTGGAGATTCGCAATTTGCTGAACTGAGTGATTTACCGACACAGTTGCAGCCGTTGAGCGTAAAGAATATCCGCGATGTGCTACAAGCCACCGGCAGTATTCCCCTATGGTTAGCTCCGGTGACCCACATTGCGGGGGTGGGTGACGGTGTTTTCTATGATGGCGGTATCACGGATTGCCACTTTGACCTGCCACTCACCGAGAACGAAGGGCTGACACTTTACCCGCATTTCTATTCCTGGATGGCCCCGGGATGGTTTGATAAGGCACTGCCTTGGCGACGCGCCAGGGCAAATCTGGCCAACGCGTTGGTTGTGGCCCCCATGGATGCGTTTGTCGCTTCTTTGCCCGGTGGTAAATTGCCCGATCGCAAAGACTTTCAACAACTCGACAGTGACACCCGTATTGCCGCCTGGCAACAAGCCCTCAGTCTTAGTCGGCGATTGGGTGAGGAGTTTCTACAGGTATGGCAGTCCGGTGCCATTGCCGAACGACTGGAGCCGCTGTAG
- a CDS encoding response regulator transcription factor — protein sequence MQQKKIYLVDDDAAIRDSLSFMLGQFGYQVTGYADGLCFLQQCPLQEPGCVILDARMPEITGQALQQKLLQCDSPLGIIFLTGHGDLPMAVEAFRRGACDFFQKPVNGKALAAAIEKALEYSRKVWEEQQLQARFNTLSPRERQVLQLLIQGRTNKQMSESLFLSLRTVEVHRANTMKKLGVHTLAELMKYTPLF from the coding sequence ATGCAACAGAAAAAAATTTATCTGGTAGATGATGACGCCGCTATCCGAGATTCGCTGAGTTTTATGCTGGGGCAGTTTGGTTATCAAGTAACGGGCTATGCAGATGGACTGTGTTTTCTACAACAATGTCCACTACAAGAGCCAGGCTGCGTCATTCTGGATGCGCGGATGCCGGAGATCACCGGCCAGGCACTCCAGCAAAAACTGCTGCAGTGTGATAGTCCGTTAGGGATTATCTTTCTCACCGGGCATGGCGATCTGCCGATGGCGGTAGAAGCCTTCCGCCGTGGCGCTTGTGACTTTTTCCAAAAGCCGGTCAACGGCAAGGCCTTGGCAGCGGCTATCGAAAAGGCGCTCGAATATAGCCGCAAGGTCTGGGAAGAGCAGCAGTTACAAGCTCGGTTTAATACTCTGAGTCCCAGAGAACGCCAGGTGTTGCAGCTATTGATCCAGGGGCGGACCAATAAGCAGATGTCAGAATCATTGTTTCTGTCGCTGCGTACGGTTGAGGTGCACCGGGCCAATACCATGAAAAAACTCGGTGTCCATACGCTGGCTGAGCTAATGAAATATACGCCGTTATTTTAG
- a CDS encoding AbrB family transcriptional regulator translates to MTLMIAINRIFAHVGLWRWVSLIGLSWLLAGGLQAATVPAAFLLGPMMAAALLAVSHHTTSPSIRWFNAAQGLVGGMIANTLPTSVDTEMQRHWPLYVACIIGVLLVSSLLGWLLARWHILPGATAVWGTSPGAATVMTVMSQEFGADVRLVALMQYIRVVMVALVAIAVTRLSLPAEQVQVPSVQQASTNEWQLLPLIATLLFITSGVWLGLRSRIPAGAMLMPLLLMIAVRELGWFPIGLPQPILWASYAIVGWSIGARFDLPILRYAAKALPRLLLSTLVLILLCGLLAAILAHVTGMDPLTAYLAMSPGGADSVAIIGASSQVDMALVMTMQTGRLILVMVMGPLLARAVTSHLQRHLK, encoded by the coding sequence ATGACGTTAATGATCGCGATTAACCGTATTTTTGCTCACGTTGGCCTGTGGCGCTGGGTCTCGTTGATCGGTTTATCATGGCTGCTCGCGGGCGGATTACAGGCGGCAACCGTTCCGGCCGCTTTCCTGTTAGGGCCAATGATGGCGGCCGCACTGCTGGCAGTGTCGCACCATACCACCTCGCCCAGTATCCGCTGGTTTAATGCAGCACAAGGCCTTGTTGGCGGAATGATCGCCAATACTTTACCGACCTCAGTTGACACTGAAATGCAGCGACATTGGCCACTGTATGTGGCCTGCATCATCGGCGTACTGTTAGTGAGCAGTCTGCTGGGGTGGTTACTCGCACGTTGGCATATTTTGCCTGGCGCTACCGCAGTTTGGGGCACGTCTCCTGGCGCCGCGACGGTGATGACGGTGATGTCGCAAGAGTTTGGCGCGGATGTACGCTTAGTGGCGCTGATGCAATATATACGGGTGGTGATGGTGGCGCTGGTGGCCATTGCCGTTACGCGTCTGTCGCTGCCCGCCGAACAAGTTCAAGTGCCATCGGTGCAACAGGCATCGACCAATGAATGGCAGCTACTGCCGCTAATTGCTACCTTGCTGTTCATCACTAGTGGCGTATGGCTGGGTCTTCGCAGCCGTATCCCCGCAGGGGCGATGTTGATGCCATTACTGCTGATGATTGCCGTACGAGAATTAGGCTGGTTTCCCATTGGCTTACCACAGCCGATATTGTGGGCGTCCTATGCTATCGTGGGGTGGAGTATCGGTGCGCGTTTTGACTTACCTATTCTGCGCTACGCTGCCAAAGCGTTGCCCAGATTATTGTTATCCACGTTAGTACTGATTTTATTGTGTGGACTGCTGGCCGCCATATTGGCGCATGTTACTGGCATGGACCCATTAACCGCCTATTTGGCGATGAGCCCGGGTGGCGCAGATTCGGTGGCCATTATTGGCGCCTCCAGTCAGGTGGATATGGCGCTGGTGATGACCATGCAAACTGGTCGGTTAATTTTGGTGATGGTCATGGGGCCATTGCTGGCCAGAGCCGTGACCTCGCATCTGCAACGGCATCTAAAATAA
- a CDS encoding pseudouridine synthase, protein MKQRVTAVHPSWVVLPQQQTDKPTVLAFLLARFPAISESVWRERMQQGKVHWQDGSLIDEQTPYQAARRAYYYREVMIEPRIPFQEQILYQDQHSLLVYKPHFLPVTPGGNFVNECLVARLRARTGIDTIIPVHRLDRDTAGVMLMSVAPETRDAYHSLFRDGLIHKRYQALARLTPALRESLPQGWLSQPKCWTVKNRIERGDPGFTMQIVPGTANSHSEIRLLAVNADIGLFELEPVTGKTHQLRLHMASLGMPLLNDRYYPQLQPLQADDFSKPLKLVACRLQYTDPLSGVAQDVSCDGFTDAFVAD, encoded by the coding sequence ATGAAGCAGCGTGTCACCGCAGTCCATCCCTCCTGGGTGGTATTACCGCAGCAACAAACCGATAAACCTACGGTATTGGCATTTTTGCTGGCACGCTTTCCGGCAATCAGCGAAAGTGTCTGGCGTGAGCGAATGCAGCAGGGTAAGGTGCATTGGCAAGATGGTTCTCTCATTGATGAACAGACGCCCTATCAAGCGGCAAGACGAGCCTACTACTATCGCGAAGTCATGATAGAGCCTCGTATTCCGTTTCAGGAACAGATCCTGTACCAGGATCAACATTCTTTGCTAGTGTATAAGCCGCATTTTTTACCGGTAACCCCCGGCGGTAACTTCGTTAATGAATGCCTGGTGGCAAGGTTGCGTGCTCGCACCGGTATCGACACAATCATTCCGGTGCATCGCTTGGATCGTGATACGGCAGGGGTGATGCTCATGTCCGTGGCACCTGAGACCCGCGATGCCTACCACAGTTTGTTTCGCGATGGGCTGATCCACAAACGGTATCAGGCATTGGCACGGTTGACGCCAGCGTTGCGTGAATCTCTGCCCCAGGGCTGGTTATCGCAACCTAAATGTTGGACGGTGAAAAATCGGATCGAGCGCGGCGACCCAGGCTTTACCATGCAGATAGTACCAGGCACAGCCAACAGCCATTCTGAAATCCGCTTACTGGCGGTTAACGCAGATATTGGCCTATTTGAATTGGAGCCGGTGACGGGTAAAACTCACCAGCTGCGCTTGCATATGGCATCGCTGGGAATGCCGTTACTTAATGATCGTTACTATCCGCAGTTACAACCCCTGCAGGCTGATGATTTTTCCAAGCCACTTAAGCTGGTGGCGTGCAGGCTACAGTATACTGATCCGCTGTCAGGTGTGGCTCAGGATGTCAGCTGCGATGGTTTTACCGACGCCTTTGTCGCTGACTGA
- a CDS encoding isochorismatase family protein: MAFSQLDPHTALIVIDLQYGIVALPTCDDAAAVVDKSAKIIGAFRQQQRPVVLVNVAGGAPGRTAQAPSDGQRPDNWATLVPELGTDSHDIHVTKNNWGAFINTDLHQQLQARGVTQVVIIGIATSIGVESTARQAFELGYNVSLVSDAMTDLHRDTHENSLQRIFPRLGETGTTEELLALVAE; this comes from the coding sequence ATGGCGTTTTCCCAACTTGACCCTCATACCGCCCTCATCGTGATTGATTTGCAATATGGCATCGTGGCGTTACCGACTTGCGATGATGCGGCCGCTGTGGTCGATAAATCTGCGAAAATCATCGGTGCATTTCGGCAGCAGCAACGGCCGGTGGTTTTGGTGAATGTTGCCGGCGGTGCACCTGGAAGAACGGCTCAGGCACCCAGTGATGGACAGCGTCCGGATAACTGGGCGACGTTGGTTCCTGAATTGGGTACCGATAGCCACGATATCCATGTCACAAAGAACAACTGGGGCGCTTTTATCAATACGGATTTACATCAGCAGTTACAGGCACGTGGGGTGACTCAGGTGGTAATCATCGGGATAGCTACCAGTATTGGCGTTGAGTCCACCGCTCGTCAGGCGTTTGAACTGGGATACAATGTGTCACTGGTCAGTGATGCTATGACTGATCTCCATCGTGATACGCATGAAAACAGTCTTCAGCGTATTTTCCCTCGACTGGGTGAAACGGGTACCACTGAAGAGTTGCTAGCACTTGTGGCTGAATGA